Within the Candidatus Thermoplasmatota archaeon genome, the region AGATAAATGATACCAGCGATGACCAGGAGCAGCAGCATGGGCTCAAGGAGAACTGAAAGAAATATTGTGATGATGTGCTGCTGTTGTTGCGCAGGAAGTTCATTGTATCCTTCTTGTTGCAATCGTTTTGCTGCTTCCTGCTCTGAAAGCCCTTGAAGTTCTGATCCTAACGATGTTTTGAGGTCATGGAAGAAGGGAGGAGAAGAAAGAGGGTTCTGTTCTGCAGTCATGTCGGTGGGGTATACCTTCCTTTTCGATATAGGTTTTTCTTTTTTTGAAAGATCTGAGCAAAGACGCTGAAAAAAGAAATAAAAAAGAAGCGCGTTTGTGCTGTTATTTCCGAATTTTCGTAAATATCAATATCTGCAGGCCGGATCTAGTTTCTTTATCCCATGATCCTTCATCACAGATTGCATAAAGTTGAAGATTAATGCGACCAAACCCAAACAACCATCCTGAATGTAGGGCAAACGATTTTCCAGGTGCAACCAACGGGTACACACCCGTTGTTTTTTTGTGTATCCGCCCAAACAATCCACCGTGTATTTCAATGAACCAGGAGACGTTCGTCGCATCTGCAGTTCCGCTATTCGTAACCGCAGCAAAAACACCAATCCCGCCTCTTCGAATAGTTATCTTGATGATCGGACTTGGTGATGCGCCACCGATGTGATCATAGTAGACATCCGGGTTTTCAGATCTGATGTCAGTCCATAGAATATTCCCATCAGTGGTAATGTCACTGGTTCGATATGAAACATCAACGGTTCCATTGTTATCATTGATTTGTATCGGTGAACTCCAACTTCCCCCTCCATCTCCAGTAGAAACCGAGTAAAGATTACCATTGGAAACATAAGTGCTGGTCGCTTCACGTCCGTAGGAAATCACGGTTGGATACAGTTCATCGTGTTCCACATCATCAGTAACACGACTCATATTCCACGTCATTCCTCCATCTGAAGAAGTAATACAGACAATATCCTGAGTACCTGCAGCATCTGATTGACATACGATCTGGATATGATGTGCATGTGCACTCACATCAGGATATTGTTCATTTGCATCAACCACACCCAATTGATACCAATCGACCTGCCAATTGTGCATCCACCAGTCATGCACATCAGCAATTGCAAGCAGAATATCTCGTTTATTTTCACTATTTCCACCGCTAGGGTAATCCCATACTGCATACAACTTTCCGGTAGTTCGATCGATACTAACTGAAGCATGAGCAGTATTGTTAAATGCTGGCCACCACCAACACCATCCGCTGTTTGGATTTGTATACTCGGGGAAATAAAAAACCGGAATATGTTCCCCCGGATGCATTGGATGGGTACAACTTGCGGTAGTGGTTTGAACACCATACCACCATGTTGCCGCGCCAACGTCGCTATACCCTGCGATATCAGGACGTTCATTCTCACGAAGATAATATGATGACCAATCCCAACAGGAAAGCAACCAGGATTCTGGTTGTAAAGGATCCTCTATATAAAGCAGATACTGTGCAGCTCCAGATAAATCATCATTGTCAGGTACAAAAGTTCCATAGAATGTTGTATCACCCCAGTAGATCAAACTTGGATAATCATATCTACCTTCAAGTGGAAAGTAGCATTGATCAATCCAGGTGTCACCCTGATCAGTTGAGAGTGTATAGATGATGTTTGCTGAATATTTATCAGTCTCAAGGACATACGCTCCAAAGAGGAGATCATAATCATCTCGTGCGATAGCTGGATGATATTCATGGTACTGAGTTGCTGCAACAGGAGTATCTGAATCTTTTGATACGAACGAAGTTTTGACAGGATTTCGAATGCAATAGTGACGTTGTTGTCGTTGTGGGTATACGCAAAGAGGCGGTTTCAGATGCATGATTTGAAATTCTGATTCTGGTGCATCGTACCAATGGGTTTGCGCTCTAAAGACAGGAAGAACAGCTGCTGCAATAACAAACATGCATATAACGATACTGAAAAATTTCATATTCACTTCCCCCAGATGGTATAAGGATGTTTGGTAATTTAAACATTTTCCTTAGAACTCATGCGATATATCCTGCGTACTTGAACCAAAGCATTTAAAAATGTCAAGATATACCACCAAAACCAATGAGTATCAAGATTTTTGTCACCGGTGGAACATTCGATAAAGAATACGATGAGATAGAAGGGAAGCTTTTTTTTAGAAATACGCATCTGCAGGAGATGTTAACGTTAGGTCGATGTACCATTCCTGTTGATATTGAAGTATTGATGATGGTTGATAGTCTCCAGATGACTGAAGCTGACCGTCTGCTGATTCGGGATCGTTGTTTGACAACAGCTGAACATAAAATTGTAATTACTCATGGAACTGACACCATGGTTGAAACCGCAAAGGTTCTCGCAGGTAAAATTACGGACAAAACCGTAGTGTTAACCGGTGCGATGATCCCCTACCGACTTGGAAGTTCAGATGGCTTGTTTAATCTTGGGAGTGCACTAGCATTTGTTCAAACACTTCCACCGGGTGTATATATTGCAATGAATGGAAAATATTTTACTTGGGATAATGTCCGAAAGAATAAACAAAACGGCATATTTGAAGAGTTACATGAACCTTTAAATAGGTGATAATTTTTACCGTAGGGGCCATTATGGAGGTGAAACTGACGTGGTACAAAAACAAACGTTTCTTAGATTGATATACGGAGTAACATTAGCTCTAATTTTTTCATTCAGCGCCATTGTTTCCTCTGCAGAACAACCGACTACTACATCATATGAACACACTGCAGTTGATATTGGGATATATGCGATTTCGATTGGAAATTTTGAATTCAACAAGGGAACCTATGTGATTGATTTTTATGTGATTCTCCACTGGAACGACAAGAATATTACACCAACAGGGTTTGAATTCATGAATGGTCGTCCGATGTCAAAGGAAAAAATTTTCGAGATGTCTGAAACTGGTCAAACCGAGGTGTGGTATCGCCTCCAAGCAAATCTGTTTATCACCCCGGATTTCACGAAGTATCCTTTTGACACACAACAACTGAAAATCATTATTGAGGATTCAAAATTTAACACGTCATTTTTCCATTACACGCCAAATCTTGCTGTATGTGGTGTTGACGACGGGTTTCAGCTTGCAGGATGGGATGTTGAATCCTATTTGATCGAAGTCCATAACCATACGTATCCTTGGAATGAAACGTATTCACAGATGGTTTTTACGATCAATCTTGCTCGTGCAACCGGTCCGACAGCAGCAAAACTTTTGCTTCCCCCGATCATTTTCTGCATCGTTTCAGGGCTTTCATTTTTCTTCAAAGGAGATAAAATAACCCATCGGTTAGGTCTTGGAACCAGTATGCTTATCTCAGCAGTGATGTTCCATTTAAGTCAAACGTCGTCACTCCCAGCGCTCCCCTCACTCATTCTCATTGATAAAATTATGATATCAGTGTATGCATTTCTTGCATCATCTCTGCTTGCAACCACCTTGATTTACATCGATGAGGAATACTGGAAAGATGTTGATTATACAAAAATCGTGAATCGATTCGGAGCGATGATAACGATCATTTTGCCATTTGTTGTTTTCGCGATTTTGAACTTCGTGTAGCAAACACTGGTTCACCAAGCAGAATTCGTTTCATCTTCTTTTTTGTTGCATAATCACAGACAACATCAACAGGTTCGAATGTGAAAGGATTCAGTTTCGTCCAGTACATACACGTTGAAATCGTCATCGGCGTTGGTGTGAACAGCTGAAATTGTTCTACGTTTCGCAGTTTCATCTTCCGAATCATCTCGCGGAGGTATCTTGTATCCTCAAGCGTTTCTCCAGGATGACCAATCATAAAATAGTACGTCAGAAACTGTTTTTTCTCAGCATTTATTTTGGTAAAAAAATCAAGAAACTCAGAAAATCGTGTGTTGTCTTTATGCATCAATGCTGTTACCTTTGGTGAAAAATGTTCTGGAGCAATTTTGAGACATCCAGAGATATGATACTTGCTCAGTTCTTCGATATACCGAAGGTTGTATAGTGCAAGATCGTAACGGATGCCACTTCGGACAAACACTTTTTTCACTCCAGGAATCATCCGAACTTTTCTTAAAAGATTGATGAGTTTGAGATGACTACGGTCAAGCTTCTGGCAGTCGATGCAATGATGCAAACAATGATCTCTGGAGGTACAGTCCATGCCATACATATTAGCTGATGGACCGCCGAGGTCATCGATGTATCCTTTGAACTGTGGATGTTCAGTGAGACGTGTGATTTCCTCTAAAATATTTTGTTCAGATCGAGAAATAATTCGTTCACCTTGATGGAGTGCTAATGAACAAAAATGACAGAAACCAATACAGCCTCGATGGGTGACCACTGAAAACTGCGCCATTTTTAATGGTGATTGTGGATGCAACTTCCTGGTGTAAGGAAGTGAATATATCCAATCGAGATCCTTAAAGGTATATGTAGGATAGCGATACTGTACAACGTAGCTGTTTGTGTACTCCTGAGCAAGATTTTTATCATTTGAAAATGCCTGTTGCATCCGACAGAATTCAACCGGATCCGTACACACCTGCGTATACGATGGAAGTAGTTCCATAGAGTCATCTATGGTTCGTGAAAGGATACAGGTCCCCGGGATGCCGATGAGATCAGTAGTATTGGCAAGTCGGTGGACAATATCAAGGAGTTGTTTTTCACCGTTTCCATAGACAAGGATGTTTGCCCGTGAATCAAGCAGAATGCTTCGTCGTAGTGCATTGTCCCAGTAGTCATAATGAGCAAAACGTCGTAACGATGCTTCAATACCCCCGATGACGAGCGTGGTTGACTTGAAGTATTCTTTAATTTTGTTACAATAATAAATAACTGCACGATCTGGAAGCTTTGTAATTTGTTTATATCCGGTATCTGCACGTCTGCGTTTTAAAGGGGTATAGTTATGGAGCATGCTGTCAATTGAACCAGAACTCACACAGAAACACAGCCGGGGGCTTCCAAGACAGGTGAAATCCTCCTTTGTTTCTGGTTTTTCAATGATGCCGACGCGATAGTTTTTTGCATCTAAGACTCGTGCAAGAATTCCAACTGGAGAGAGCGGATGATCATCATAGTATTCCCCGCTGACGAGAATCACATCAAAATCATGCCCAGTTTTCGAAATCATACCACTCCTTCTAGATAACAACAACAGCTATAAAAAGACATAGAACGAGTTGGAGAGACAGATTTTTAAATCATGATGGGTTGCATCATTATATACATACAATGGATGAACAAGTATATGGAACAGAAAAACAGAGAAAATAAAAAATACCACCAGGTTGGATTGCTCGGAGTTGCTGTTGGCATCCTCAGTATCATTTTTATGTGGATTCCGCTGATGACAATCATTGCTATTGTGTTTGCAATTCTAGCAGTTGTGCTTGGATATATAGCAAAAAAACATGGAGATCGGTATGGATTCTACGGTTTTATTCTTGGGATTATTGCGATTGTTCTTGTCGTAATTCTGACGTTGCTCGCCGCAACACTATATGTCTACGTATCAGGTTTTGTCGGTGGGCAATGATATTGTTCGGTAATCGCCTACTGCTGAAAACTTCTTTAACCCTGGGGAGGTACGATACCACGGTATGAAGAGACTTCTGGTAACAAATGATGATGGTTATACTTCAGCTGGTTTTTTTCCCTTACTTGAAAAACTCTCTCGCAAGTTTTCATTAACTGTTGTTGCCCCGAGTAGTGAAAAAAGTTGGATTGGCAAAGCAATTACCACAAAAACAGAATTACAGATTCATGAGGTTGACTACGATGGTTTTCATATTTTTACAGTTGATGGAACACCTGCTGATTGTGTGCAACTTGGTATGTATACTATCATGGAAACGAAACCAGATTGCGTAGTCTCAGGTATTAATCAAGGGGAAAATGCAGGTCATGCTCGGATTTTAAGCTCAGGAACTGTTGGTGCAGCAATGGAGGCAGCATTTGAAGGTATCCCCGCACTTGCTGCATCCATCATGATTCCTTATGAATGTAAAGCTGGAATTGATTTGTTTGACAAAAAAAATCGATATGTGTTTGATAATGCTGCAATGATCACAGCAAAGATTGTTTCAAAGATCTGCGAACACAAGATGAAACATATTGATCTGTTTTCTGTCAATATTCCTTTTGACGCCACATGTTCTACTGATCTTGTAATTACGAAACCATTCAAAGACCCGTATGGAAAACTCTTTCATCGGACCAACAAGGGATATCTTCATCGAACGCCGCCGTTGGACTTTTCGATGATCCATCCGGGATCTGATCTCGAGACATTACAGAAGAAAAAGATTTCTTTGACACCGCTGAGTCTTGATTTGGTAACATCGCAGTCACTGACTGAAGCACAGCAGCTCTTTGACTCATGGTAAAAAAAAGTATGAACGTGATTTTTTGTATTAGTTTTTAATGAAAAAAAATGCTATGGCAATAATGAGATAGACGCTGAGGAGCTGGGCACCTTCAAGCCAGTTACATCTACCATCTGATGAAAGATAATTAATAATTAAAACGGCGAGAATCACCGCAAGGATTTCAAACATAGAAAACACCAGGGTGAATCCGAAGGAAAAGATACTACTGACGATCATAATGATGGGGACGACAAACAATGCTATTTGAATAGCACTGTTTAACCCAATCTCAATAGAAACGTTGATTTTATTTTGAATGGCAAAACGGATCGCTGTTGCATTTTCAGCAATGTTGGTGACGATGCCGACAAGAACGATACCGATAAAAGTCTGAGTGATACCGATTGTTGTGGCAACAGTCTCAACAGTTTTTACGAGAAATTCGCAAATGATTGAAACAACAAGGACTGATAAAAATAGAATAAATGCTGCATACTGTTTGCTCAGAACAGGACGTTCTTGGAGTGATTTCACCTCGGAGCTGACTTCAAACATATCTTTATGAGTCCAGAGTGAAAACACCAATCCTGCAATGTAGATGATCGCCATGACCACAGCAACAGCAACACTCATAAGATGTAAATGGTCAGGTTGCGGCTGCGGTGTTATGTAGACATAGACACTCGGTATTGCAAGCCCTGCAACCACTATGATCAACATCGTTGATGAAACAGCAACTGCTTGGTTGTTGAAACGTTGATACCGATATCGTAAACCACCAACAAAAATACTCAGACCGACGAGGAGGAGAATATTACAGATAATACTACCAATAAGTGATGCTTGGATCAAT harbors:
- a CDS encoding asparaginase domain-containing protein, translated to MSIKIFVTGGTFDKEYDEIEGKLFFRNTHLQEMLTLGRCTIPVDIEVLMMVDSLQMTEADRLLIRDRCLTTAEHKIVITHGTDTMVETAKVLAGKITDKTVVLTGAMIPYRLGSSDGLFNLGSALAFVQTLPPGVYIAMNGKYFTWDNVRKNKQNGIFEELHEPLNR
- a CDS encoding YgiQ family radical SAM protein, with the protein product MISKTGHDFDVILVSGEYYDDHPLSPVGILARVLDAKNYRVGIIEKPETKEDFTCLGSPRLCFCVSSGSIDSMLHNYTPLKRRRADTGYKQITKLPDRAVIYYCNKIKEYFKSTTLVIGGIEASLRRFAHYDYWDNALRRSILLDSRANILVYGNGEKQLLDIVHRLANTTDLIGIPGTCILSRTIDDSMELLPSYTQVCTDPVEFCRMQQAFSNDKNLAQEYTNSYVVQYRYPTYTFKDLDWIYSLPYTRKLHPQSPLKMAQFSVVTHRGCIGFCHFCSLALHQGERIISRSEQNILEEITRLTEHPQFKGYIDDLGGPSANMYGMDCTSRDHCLHHCIDCQKLDRSHLKLINLLRKVRMIPGVKKVFVRSGIRYDLALYNLRYIEELSKYHISGCLKIAPEHFSPKVTALMHKDNTRFSEFLDFFTKINAEKKQFLTYYFMIGHPGETLEDTRYLREMIRKMKLRNVEQFQLFTPTPMTISTCMYWTKLNPFTFEPVDVVCDYATKKKMKRILLGEPVFATRSSKSRKQQMAK
- the surE gene encoding 5'/3'-nucleotidase SurE, encoding MKRLLVTNDDGYTSAGFFPLLEKLSRKFSLTVVAPSSEKSWIGKAITTKTELQIHEVDYDGFHIFTVDGTPADCVQLGMYTIMETKPDCVVSGINQGENAGHARILSSGTVGAAMEAAFEGIPALAASIMIPYECKAGIDLFDKKNRYVFDNAAMITAKIVSKICEHKMKHIDLFSVNIPFDATCSTDLVITKPFKDPYGKLFHRTNKGYLHRTPPLDFSMIHPGSDLETLQKKKISLTPLSLDLVTSQSLTEAQQLFDSW
- the cax gene encoding calcium/proton exchanger; translation: MLPLIIKKDHLERDIRAVSFAKIIRRRMNIGRIFYYLLVFIPLCIFFGIFTQFHLIIFVTAILSLVPLARIMGYAANEIVLQSNPMISGLISATFGNMIELLIAVFALKEGKHLIPLIQASLIGSIICNILLLVGLSIFVGGLRYRYQRFNNQAVAVSSTMLIIVVAGLAIPSVYVYITPQPQPDHLHLMSVAVAVVMAIIYIAGLVFSLWTHKDMFEVSSEVKSLQERPVLSKQYAAFILFLSVLVVSIICEFLVKTVETVATTIGITQTFIGIVLVGIVTNIAENATAIRFAIQNKINVSIEIGLNSAIQIALFVVPIIMIVSSIFSFGFTLVFSMFEILAVILAVLIINYLSSDGRCNWLEGAQLLSVYLIIAIAFFFIKN